A stretch of Lentibacillus sp. JNUCC-1 DNA encodes these proteins:
- the ftsY gene encoding signal recognition particle-docking protein FtsY, with translation MGFMEKLKNKFKQPEQEEVTEKYKDGMKKTSQSFSGKINNLLARYRKVDENFFEELEEILITADVGVMTVMDLIDELKMEVKRQNIKDTAAVKEVISEKLVDIYYGEDEGDIAELNLNDDELSVILVVGVNGAGKTTSIGKLAHRLKSEGKRVVLAAGDTFRAGAIEQLDVWSERAGVDMIKHSAGSDPAAVIFDGIKAAKSREADVLICDTAGRLQNKVNLMNELAKVKRVIEREIPSAPHEVLLVLDATTGQNALSQAKTFSDATDVSGIVLTKLDGTAKGGIVLAIRHELNIPVKYVGLGEQMEDLQPFDAHAFVYGLFADMLEEEA, from the coding sequence ATGGGGTTTATGGAAAAGCTTAAAAACAAATTCAAACAACCAGAACAAGAAGAGGTAACAGAGAAATATAAAGACGGCATGAAGAAAACGAGTCAGTCATTTTCTGGCAAAATCAATAACCTTCTTGCCCGTTATCGGAAAGTAGACGAAAACTTTTTTGAAGAGCTTGAAGAAATTTTGATAACAGCTGATGTGGGTGTTATGACGGTAATGGATTTGATTGACGAACTGAAAATGGAAGTCAAACGTCAGAATATAAAAGACACCGCTGCAGTTAAAGAGGTCATTTCTGAAAAGCTTGTGGATATTTATTATGGCGAGGACGAAGGTGATATTGCTGAATTAAACCTTAATGATGATGAGTTGTCAGTTATTCTCGTAGTGGGCGTGAATGGAGCAGGGAAGACGACCTCCATCGGCAAACTTGCCCACCGCCTAAAATCTGAAGGCAAACGTGTTGTTCTTGCAGCCGGAGATACATTTCGTGCAGGAGCTATCGAACAGCTTGACGTATGGAGTGAACGGGCAGGGGTCGATATGATCAAGCACAGTGCGGGTAGTGATCCGGCAGCTGTTATTTTTGACGGGATTAAAGCTGCCAAATCCAGAGAAGCAGATGTGCTAATCTGCGACACTGCAGGCAGATTACAGAACAAGGTGAATTTGATGAATGAATTGGCTAAAGTAAAACGGGTGATCGAACGTGAAATACCAAGTGCGCCTCATGAGGTTTTACTCGTTCTTGATGCTACAACAGGCCAAAACGCTTTAAGTCAGGCTAAGACATTTTCAGATGCGACTGATGTGTCCGGTATTGTTCTCACAAAACTCGATGGAACAGCAAAAGGCGGCATTGTGCTTGCCATAAGACATGAATTAAATATCCCAGTTAAATATGTCGGTCTCGGGGAGCAGATGGAAGACCTTCAGCCGTTTGATGCACATGCGTTTGTTTATGGACTGTTTGCTGACATGCTTGAAGAGGAAGCATAA
- the sucC gene encoding ADP-forming succinate--CoA ligase subunit beta, whose protein sequence is MNIHEYQGKEILRSYGVNVPNGHVAFTVDQAVEAAKKLGTDVTVVKAQIHAGGRGKAGGVKVAKNLDEVRTYAEEILGKTLVTHQTGPEGKEVKRLLIEEGCDIKKEYYVGLVLDRATGRIVMMASEEGGTEIEEVAAETPEKIFQEEIDPVVGLMPYQARRLAFNINIPDDLLSKAVKFMMGLYQAYADKDCSIAEINPLVTTGDGQVMALDAKLNFDDNALYRQKDVMDLRDLDEEDEKEIEASKHDLSYISLDGNIGCMVNGAGLAMSTMDIIKHYGGDPANFLDVGGGATAEKVTEAFKIILSDKNVKGIFVNIFGGIMKCDVIAEGVVEATKQVGLEIPLVVRLEGTNVDLGKQILKDSGLNITSADSMADGAEKIVSLVK, encoded by the coding sequence ATGAACATTCATGAATATCAAGGCAAAGAAATCTTGCGCAGCTACGGCGTCAATGTGCCTAATGGCCATGTTGCATTTACAGTTGATCAAGCTGTCGAAGCTGCCAAAAAACTGGGCACTGATGTCACAGTGGTAAAAGCTCAAATTCACGCTGGCGGCCGCGGTAAAGCCGGCGGTGTAAAAGTCGCGAAAAATCTGGATGAAGTGCGTACATATGCTGAGGAAATTTTGGGCAAAACGCTTGTAACGCACCAAACAGGTCCAGAAGGCAAAGAGGTTAAACGCCTCTTAATAGAGGAAGGCTGCGATATTAAGAAAGAATATTACGTTGGTCTTGTATTAGACCGTGCCACTGGACGCATTGTTATGATGGCCTCTGAAGAAGGCGGTACTGAAATTGAAGAAGTGGCAGCGGAAACACCGGAGAAAATCTTCCAAGAAGAAATTGACCCAGTTGTAGGACTAATGCCTTACCAGGCACGTCGTCTGGCTTTTAACATTAATATTCCAGATGACCTTTTGTCTAAAGCAGTTAAATTTATGATGGGTCTGTACCAAGCCTATGCTGATAAAGATTGTTCAATAGCTGAGATTAATCCGCTTGTTACAACCGGGGATGGCCAAGTCATGGCTCTGGATGCAAAATTGAACTTTGATGACAATGCTCTGTATCGTCAAAAAGACGTTATGGATCTAAGAGATCTTGATGAAGAAGATGAAAAAGAAATTGAAGCCTCAAAACATGATCTGAGCTACATCTCTCTTGACGGCAATATTGGCTGTATGGTTAATGGTGCTGGCCTTGCAATGTCGACAATGGATATTATTAAACATTACGGCGGAGATCCCGCAAACTTCCTTGACGTTGGGGGCGGTGCAACCGCGGAGAAAGTAACCGAGGCGTTCAAAATTATTCTGTCTGATAAAAATGTAAAAGGGATATTTGTCAATATCTTCGGCGGTATCATGAAATGTGATGTCATTGCTGAAGGCGTCGTTGAAGCAACGAAACAAGTTGGTCTTGAAATCCCGCTTGTTGTCAGACTGGAAGGTACCAATGTGGATCTCGGCAAACAAATTCTTAAAGATTCCGGTTTGAATATCACCTCTGCTGATTCTATGGCAGATGGCGCTGAAAAGATCGTTTCCTTGGTAAAATAA
- the ylqF gene encoding ribosome biogenesis GTPase YlqF, translated as MSIQWYPGHMAKAKREVQEKIKLVDFVIELVDARAPESSQNPMLQQVLQQKPKLIILMKKDLADENKTEHWMHYFHNQGHKAAAVDVNRKQDINHVIQQAREISQATVDKMVRKGIKPRAMRAMIVGIPNVGKSTLINRLANKKIAKTGDKPGITQKQAWIKVKNEFDLLDTPGILWPKFEDEIVGYRLAAIGTIKDQLLSLQDIAAFALQYIQVHYKGVLKTRYGTDASTDDMVELFNDIGRQRGALQSGGSIDFDKVADIVLGDLRSGRLGRITLESPAE; from the coding sequence ATGTCAATACAATGGTATCCCGGCCATATGGCAAAGGCCAAAAGAGAAGTGCAAGAGAAGATTAAGCTCGTAGATTTCGTTATTGAGCTTGTAGATGCACGTGCACCCGAATCTTCACAAAATCCAATGTTGCAACAGGTGTTGCAGCAAAAACCCAAACTGATCATTCTCATGAAAAAAGATTTGGCTGATGAAAATAAAACCGAGCACTGGATGCATTACTTTCATAATCAAGGCCACAAAGCAGCAGCGGTGGATGTTAATCGTAAACAAGACATCAATCATGTCATTCAGCAGGCGAGAGAAATCAGTCAGGCGACAGTCGATAAAATGGTCCGCAAAGGCATCAAACCAAGGGCAATGCGTGCCATGATTGTTGGCATCCCCAATGTTGGAAAATCTACATTGATCAATCGGCTAGCCAACAAGAAAATTGCTAAAACGGGGGATAAACCAGGCATCACACAAAAGCAGGCATGGATCAAAGTCAAGAATGAATTCGATCTGCTCGATACACCTGGCATCCTTTGGCCTAAATTTGAAGACGAAATTGTTGGTTACCGACTGGCCGCGATTGGCACTATCAAAGATCAATTGTTATCTTTACAGGATATTGCCGCATTTGCGCTCCAATATATTCAGGTTCATTATAAAGGCGTTTTAAAAACGCGTTACGGCACCGACGCGTCAACAGACGATATGGTTGAATTGTTTAATGATATTGGGCGTCAAAGAGGTGCGTTGCAAAGCGGAGGTTCTATCGATTTTGATAAAGTTGCCGATATCGTACTTGGGGATTTGCGTTCAGGACGCCTTGGACGTATTACACTTGAATCACCAGCAGAGTAA
- a CDS encoding EscU/YscU/HrcU family type III secretion system export apparatus switch protein: MKPRRKAIALKYDDAQDYAPKVTAKGTGLTADNIMKKAIENKVPIQEDPSLTELLAELNINEKIPEELYLAVAEVFAFVYRMDEAQKDHKGK; encoded by the coding sequence ATGAAGCCCAGACGAAAAGCTATAGCGCTCAAGTATGACGATGCACAAGACTATGCGCCTAAAGTAACAGCAAAAGGTACAGGTCTTACGGCAGATAACATTATGAAAAAAGCCATTGAAAACAAAGTTCCCATTCAAGAGGACCCTTCTCTTACTGAATTACTGGCAGAACTGAATATTAATGAAAAGATACCTGAAGAATTGTATTTGGCAGTAGCTGAGGTATTCGCGTTTGTGTACAGAATGGATGAAGCGCAGAAAGATCATAAAGGTAAATAA
- a CDS encoding KH domain-containing protein: MKALIESIVTALVDHPEDVVVNTQEEDEKIVYHLTVHENDVGKVIGKNGRIAKAIRTVVYAAKDDGDKRIYLDIM, encoded by the coding sequence ATGAAAGCCCTAATTGAGTCCATCGTGACTGCCCTTGTTGATCATCCAGAGGATGTTGTGGTCAATACACAGGAAGAAGATGAGAAGATTGTTTACCATCTTACTGTTCATGAAAATGACGTCGGGAAGGTCATAGGGAAAAATGGACGAATTGCCAAGGCGATTCGCACAGTTGTATATGCAGCAAAAGATGATGGGGATAAACGGATTTATTTGGATATTATGTAA
- the rplS gene encoding 50S ribosomal protein L19: MQKLIEEVTQDQLRTDHPEFRAGDTVKVHVKVVEGTRERIQVFEGVVIKRQHGGISETFTVRKLSYGVGVERTFPLHSPRIAKIEVSRRGIVRRAKLYYLRNLRGKAARIKERR; the protein is encoded by the coding sequence ATGCAAAAATTGATTGAAGAAGTTACACAGGACCAACTGCGTACAGATCATCCTGAGTTTCGTGCAGGTGACACGGTAAAAGTACACGTAAAAGTTGTTGAAGGTACACGTGAACGTATTCAGGTATTCGAAGGTGTTGTGATTAAACGTCAACATGGTGGAATCAGTGAAACATTTACTGTAAGAAAGTTATCTTACGGTGTAGGTGTTGAGCGTACATTCCCACTACATTCACCAAGAATAGCAAAAATAGAAGTCTCACGCCGCGGTATTGTTCGCCGTGCGAAGTTGTACTATCTACGCAACCTGCGTGGTAAAGCAGCACGCATCAAAGAACGCCGTTAA
- the rimM gene encoding ribosome maturation factor RimM (Essential for efficient processing of 16S rRNA), whose amino-acid sequence MTDFDDRFEVGNTVYAVLPNNSSLELKIDQHRVHKGFDILHFSGYDNINDVEHLKGSLLKIKASQLTELEEGEYYFHDIIGCTVWTTDGQELGTIKEILSPGANDVWVIKPEKGKDILIPYIGDVVKDVDVANKRIEIELMEGLLD is encoded by the coding sequence ATTACTGATTTTGATGATCGGTTTGAGGTTGGTAATACTGTATATGCCGTTCTCCCGAATAATTCCTCGCTTGAACTCAAAATCGACCAGCACCGGGTTCATAAAGGCTTTGATATTCTGCATTTTTCAGGGTATGACAACATTAATGATGTTGAACATCTGAAAGGCAGTCTATTAAAGATTAAAGCATCACAATTAACGGAGCTGGAGGAAGGCGAATATTACTTCCATGATATTATTGGATGCACTGTATGGACCACAGACGGGCAAGAACTTGGGACAATTAAAGAAATACTCTCCCCGGGAGCCAATGATGTATGGGTAATTAAACCCGAAAAAGGCAAAGACATTCTCATTCCATATATAGGAGATGTCGTTAAAGATGTGGATGTTGCAAACAAACGGATAGAGATTGAATTGATGGAAGGATTGCTTGATTAA
- the trmD gene encoding tRNA (guanosine(37)-N1)-methyltransferase TrmD — MHIDILTLFPDMFTGVMNQSILKKAQDKDKLSYNLVNFRDYTTNKHHKVDDYPYGGGAGMVLTPQPVFDAVEAITKNRSQSPRIILMCPQGETLTQQKSEELAEEEHLILICGHYEGYDERIRTHLATDEISIGDYILTGGELGAMVVIDSVARLLPGVLGNTQSAPEDSFSTGLLEHPHYTRPAEFRGAKVPDVLLSGHHENIAAWRREQSLIRTLNRRPDLLDRIDLSQKDIKTLQKAKKEIENPK, encoded by the coding sequence ATGCATATTGATATATTGACACTATTTCCGGACATGTTTACTGGGGTCATGAATCAATCGATTTTAAAAAAAGCTCAAGATAAAGACAAGTTATCGTATAATCTAGTTAATTTTCGTGATTATACAACGAACAAGCACCACAAGGTCGATGACTATCCATATGGTGGCGGAGCGGGAATGGTATTGACCCCGCAGCCGGTGTTTGATGCTGTGGAGGCAATTACCAAAAACAGATCTCAAAGTCCTCGAATCATACTTATGTGCCCACAAGGTGAGACATTGACTCAACAAAAGTCTGAAGAACTTGCTGAAGAAGAGCATCTTATATTAATTTGTGGCCATTATGAAGGTTACGATGAGCGGATTAGAACCCATCTCGCGACAGACGAGATCTCTATAGGAGATTATATTCTTACTGGTGGTGAACTTGGCGCCATGGTTGTAATCGATAGTGTCGCTAGACTTCTGCCTGGCGTATTGGGCAACACCCAATCAGCCCCAGAAGATTCGTTTTCAACAGGGCTTCTGGAACATCCGCATTACACACGGCCAGCTGAATTTAGAGGTGCGAAAGTTCCTGATGTTCTCTTATCAGGTCATCATGAAAATATTGCGGCTTGGCGACGAGAACAATCTTTGATTAGAACGCTGAACCGACGTCCTGACCTGTTGGATCGTATTGACCTGAGCCAAAAAGATATTAAAACCCTGCAAAAGGCCAAAAAAGAAATAGAGAATCCAAAATAA
- the lepB gene encoding signal peptidase I, translating to MIESKNDWLEWVKALLIAVLLAVVIKTYFFTPIIVDGPSMKPTLSDRDQMIVNKFAYRVGEPKRFDIVVFHASEQKDFIKRIIGLPGEHVAVKDNVLYINGEAIEESFLNQNDYLYTWESDFVLEDLPGGYEQIPEGHYLVLGDNRNNSTDSRVFGVIDGDEIVGKTNLIYWPLKRIQIVGE from the coding sequence ATGATTGAATCGAAAAATGATTGGCTGGAATGGGTTAAGGCGTTGTTAATTGCTGTTTTGCTCGCTGTTGTGATTAAAACATATTTTTTCACACCTATTATTGTTGATGGGCCTTCGATGAAACCGACTTTAAGCGATCGGGATCAAATGATTGTTAATAAGTTCGCTTACCGTGTGGGTGAACCAAAACGATTTGACATTGTCGTTTTTCATGCTTCCGAGCAAAAGGACTTTATCAAAAGAATTATTGGCTTGCCCGGGGAACATGTTGCCGTTAAGGATAACGTTTTGTATATTAACGGAGAAGCGATAGAAGAGTCTTTTTTAAATCAAAATGATTATTTGTATACATGGGAAAGTGATTTTGTGCTTGAAGATCTACCAGGGGGATATGAACAAATCCCTGAAGGACACTATCTGGTATTAGGAGACAATCGCAACAATTCAACTGACAGCCGTGTATTTGGTGTAATCGACGGGGATGAAATCGTCGGTAAAACGAATTTAATTTATTGGCCACTGAAGCGAATTCAAATAGTAGGAGAGTAA
- a CDS encoding YlqD family protein, translating to MKIIKKVLVKQVITEKSRAKLYDDFNTHKLRLEQECQQLLFEQKKVERKAHVSKHEATARFQQEIKNRKEKIKLLDFKIEQLEMLEIGTEITESEVDALVEVETGMNWRALMQGTSIVVQDDIVIRIDE from the coding sequence ATGAAAATTATTAAAAAAGTCTTGGTGAAGCAAGTTATTACAGAGAAGAGCCGGGCAAAGTTATATGATGACTTTAACACTCACAAATTACGGCTTGAACAAGAGTGTCAACAGCTTTTATTTGAGCAGAAAAAAGTAGAACGGAAAGCTCATGTTTCCAAACATGAAGCCACTGCTCGCTTTCAGCAGGAAATTAAAAACCGTAAAGAAAAGATCAAGCTGCTTGATTTTAAAATAGAACAGTTGGAAATGCTGGAAATAGGGACAGAAATAACCGAAAGCGAAGTTGACGCGCTTGTTGAGGTGGAAACCGGAATGAACTGGCGTGCCCTTATGCAAGGGACTTCAATAGTTGTCCAGGATGACATCGTAATCCGAATTGATGAATAG
- the ffh gene encoding signal recognition particle protein, with protein MAFEGLSDRLQNTIKKITGKGKVSEQDVKEMTREVRLALLEADVNFKVVKSLINRIKERAVGAEVMESLTPGQQVIKIVKEELSDLMGGDQSKIAVADRPPTVIMMVGLQGAGKTTTTGKLANHLRKNHNRTPLLAACDVYRPAAVDQLETLGKQLDLPVYSQGTEANPVDIATEAVKQAKAEHQDYVIVDTAGRLHIDEALMNELTDIKAAIKPDEVFLVVDAMTGQDAVNVAEHFNEQLDITGVVLTKLDGDTRGGAALSIKSVTGKPIKFAGMGEKLDELEPFHPDRMASRILGMGDVLTLIEKAQTSVDEQQAKELEEKMRTASFTFDDFLEQMGQVRKMGPLDELLDMIPGANKMKGLKNAQIDEKQLSHIEAIVQSMTKKERQEPGLINAGRKKRIAKGSGTTVAQVNRLLKQFNEMKKMMKQMTGSQKGKKGKGMNFPFM; from the coding sequence ATGGCATTTGAAGGACTTTCCGACCGACTGCAAAATACGATCAAGAAGATAACCGGTAAAGGTAAAGTGAGTGAGCAGGACGTCAAGGAAATGACACGTGAGGTTCGACTTGCGCTGCTTGAAGCTGATGTTAATTTCAAGGTTGTAAAAAGCCTGATTAACCGCATCAAGGAACGTGCTGTTGGGGCAGAAGTTATGGAAAGCCTGACACCAGGCCAGCAAGTCATAAAAATCGTTAAAGAAGAACTCTCAGACCTTATGGGCGGAGATCAAAGCAAAATTGCTGTCGCTGATAGACCACCGACCGTTATTATGATGGTAGGTCTTCAAGGTGCTGGTAAAACCACAACCACAGGGAAACTGGCAAATCATCTACGCAAAAACCATAACCGTACACCTTTATTAGCAGCTTGTGATGTTTATCGGCCTGCTGCAGTTGACCAATTGGAGACACTTGGCAAACAGCTCGACCTACCTGTTTATTCACAAGGAACTGAGGCGAATCCGGTTGATATCGCAACAGAAGCGGTGAAACAAGCCAAAGCAGAACACCAGGATTATGTTATTGTGGATACAGCTGGACGGCTGCATATCGACGAGGCATTGATGAACGAGCTTACTGATATTAAAGCGGCAATTAAACCCGATGAAGTGTTTCTTGTGGTAGACGCTATGACTGGTCAAGACGCAGTTAATGTTGCTGAACATTTTAATGAACAGCTTGATATTACTGGCGTTGTATTAACCAAACTGGATGGTGACACCCGTGGTGGTGCTGCGTTATCGATTAAATCTGTCACAGGAAAACCGATTAAATTCGCTGGTATGGGTGAGAAACTGGATGAACTCGAACCGTTCCACCCTGATCGGATGGCTTCACGCATTTTAGGAATGGGTGATGTGCTGACATTAATTGAAAAAGCTCAGACAAGTGTTGATGAACAACAAGCCAAGGAATTAGAAGAAAAAATGCGCACTGCCTCATTTACATTTGACGATTTCCTGGAGCAAATGGGGCAAGTCAGGAAAATGGGACCATTGGATGAGCTGTTGGATATGATTCCGGGCGCTAACAAAATGAAAGGTCTCAAAAACGCTCAGATCGATGAAAAACAATTATCGCATATTGAAGCAATTGTGCAATCTATGACCAAAAAAGAGCGGCAAGAACCCGGGCTTATTAATGCAGGGCGCAAAAAACGCATAGCAAAAGGCTCTGGAACCACTGTTGCACAGGTTAACCGTCTCCTGAAACAATTTAACGAAATGAAGAAAATGATGAAACAAATGACAGGATCCCAAAAAGGAAAAAAAGGCAAGGGAATGAATTTTCCTTTCATGTAA
- the rpsP gene encoding 30S ribosomal protein S16 codes for MAVKIRLKRMGSKRNPFYRIVVADSRSPRDGRYIEQIGTYNPVINPVEVKIDNDKALDWMTKGAKPSDTVRNLFSKEGIMKQFHEQKN; via the coding sequence ATGGCAGTAAAAATCAGACTCAAGCGCATGGGTTCAAAACGTAATCCATTTTATCGTATTGTTGTAGCAGACTCCCGTTCACCACGTGACGGACGCTACATTGAGCAAATTGGCACATACAACCCTGTAATCAACCCTGTTGAAGTCAAGATAGACAATGATAAAGCATTGGACTGGATGACAAAGGGTGCTAAGCCAAGCGACACAGTCCGCAACTTGTTTTCTAAAGAAGGCATCATGAAGCAATTCCACGAACAAAAAAATTAA
- a CDS encoding putative DNA-binding protein produces MLEKTTRMNYLFDFYQSLLTPKQRNYMDMYYLEDYSLGEISELLDVSRQAVYDNIKRTEAMLETYEEKLGLYVKFKQRIELIQQIEHHIDRNSNGMKLVQKLKEID; encoded by the coding sequence GTGCTTGAAAAAACGACAAGAATGAATTATCTGTTTGATTTTTACCAATCGTTGCTGACACCCAAACAACGCAACTACATGGATATGTATTATCTGGAAGATTACTCCCTTGGTGAAATCTCTGAACTTCTTGATGTGTCTCGACAGGCGGTTTATGATAATATCAAACGAACGGAAGCCATGCTTGAAACTTACGAAGAAAAGCTCGGACTTTATGTTAAGTTCAAACAGCGTATCGAATTAATTCAACAAATTGAACACCATATAGATCGCAATTCTAATGGTATGAAGCTGGTTCAAAAACTAAAAGAAATAGATTAG